A window of the Anoplopoma fimbria isolate UVic2021 breed Golden Eagle Sablefish chromosome 17, Afim_UVic_2022, whole genome shotgun sequence genome harbors these coding sequences:
- the uba3 gene encoding NEDD8-activating enzyme E1 catalytic subunit isoform X1 has protein sequence MNLLLFSLFREKKRRRVVELTEKMVVDGGCGRTCEWEGRWNHIQKFLERSGPFTHPDFEPSTESLQFMLETCKILVIGAGGLGCELLKDLALSGFRNIHVVDMDTIDVSNLNRQFLFRPKDVGRPKADIAADFVNNRIPGCCVVPHFKKIQDLDETFYRQFHIIVCGLDSIVARRWMNGMLLSLLVYEDGVLDPGSIIPLIDGGTEGFKGNARVILPGMTACIDCTLELYPPQINFPMCTIASMPRLPEHCIEYVRMLLWPKKMPFGDGVVLDGDDPEHIQWVYQRSLERAAEFNITGVTYRLTQGVVKRIIPAVASTNAVIAAACATEVFKIASSAYIPLNNYMVFNDVDGLYTYTFEAERKENCSACSQVPLDLHFSPSSKLQELLDHLTESASLQMKSPAITATVEGKNKTLYLQSVVSIEQRTRPNLSKTLKELGLNDGQELAVADATTPQTMLFRLCFTS, from the exons ATGAACcttcttttattctctctttttagggagaagaaaagaaggagggtAGTGGAGCTGACTGAGAA GATGGTGGTTGATGGAGGCTGTGGACGCACCTGTGAGTGGGAGGGTCGGTGGAACCATATCCAAAAGTTTCTTGAAAGGTCGGGGCCCTTCACGCATCCTGACTTTGAACCCAGCACAGAG TCGTTGCAGTTTATGCTAGAAACCTGCAAAATCTTGGTCATTGGTGCTGGTGGTCTGGGATGTGAGCTGCTGAAAGACCTG GCTTTATCAGGCTTCCGCAACATTCATGTTGTTGACATGGACACCATTGATGTGTCAAACCTAAATCGACAGTTTCTCTTCAG GCCAAAAGATGTAGGACGACCCAAGGCGGACATTGCAGCCGATTTCGTCAACAACCGCATACCTGGATGCTGTGTAGTCCC acattttaagaaaattcAAGACTTAGATGAAACATTCTACAGAC AATTCCATATAATTGTCTGTGGACTGGACTCTATAGTTGCCAGGAGGTGGATGAATGGTATGCTG CTTTCTTTGCTGGTTTATGAGGATGGTGTCTTAGACCCAGGTTCCATCATTCCTCTAATTGATGGTGGGACTGAAGGCTTTAAAGGCAACGCCAGAGTCATCCTCCCTGGCATGACTGCCTGCATCGACTGTACCCTTGAGCTTTACCCTCCTCAG ATCAACTTCCCCATGTGTACAATAGCCTCCATGCCTCGTTTGCCAGAACATTGCATTGAGTATGTCAGGATGCTGCTGTGGCCGAAAAAGATGCCCTTTGGAG ATGGTGTGGTCCTGGATGGGGATGACCCAGAGCACATCCAGTGGGTGTACCAGAGATCCCTGGAGAGGGCAGCAGAGTTCAACATAACAGGAGTCACATACAGACTAACCCAGG GTGTTGTAAAGAGGATAATTCCTGCTGTAGCGTCTACAAATGCTGTCATAGCTG cTGCTTGCGCCACCGAGGTTTTCAAAATAGCATCAAG TGCCTATATACCTCTCAACAACTACATGGTCTTTAACGATGTTGACGGCCTGTACACCTACACGTTTGAGGCAGAACGCAAG GAAAACTGTTCAGCCTGCAGCCAAGTACCTCTGGACTTGCACTTTTCTCCATCTTCCAAACTCCAGGAGTTGTTGGACCACCTGACTGAGAGTGCCTCCCT ACAAATGAAATCACCTGCTATAACCGCAACAGTGGaaggaaagaacaaaacattatatttacag TCTGTAGTTTCAATTGAACAGAGGACACGGCCAAATCTGTCTAAAACCCTGAAAG agcTGGGGCTGAATGACGGACAAGAGCTGGCTGTAGCTGATGCCACCACACCCCAGACCATGTTGTTCAGACTCTGCTTTACCTCATAG
- the uba3 gene encoding NEDD8-activating enzyme E1 catalytic subunit isoform X2, producing the protein MADADEPEKKRRRVVELTEKMVVDGGCGRTCEWEGRWNHIQKFLERSGPFTHPDFEPSTESLQFMLETCKILVIGAGGLGCELLKDLALSGFRNIHVVDMDTIDVSNLNRQFLFRPKDVGRPKADIAADFVNNRIPGCCVVPHFKKIQDLDETFYRQFHIIVCGLDSIVARRWMNGMLLSLLVYEDGVLDPGSIIPLIDGGTEGFKGNARVILPGMTACIDCTLELYPPQINFPMCTIASMPRLPEHCIEYVRMLLWPKKMPFGDGVVLDGDDPEHIQWVYQRSLERAAEFNITGVTYRLTQGVVKRIIPAVASTNAVIAAACATEVFKIASSAYIPLNNYMVFNDVDGLYTYTFEAERKENCSACSQVPLDLHFSPSSKLQELLDHLTESASLQMKSPAITATVEGKNKTLYLQSVVSIEQRTRPNLSKTLKELGLNDGQELAVADATTPQTMLFRLCFTS; encoded by the exons ATGGCGGACGCGGATGAGCC ggagaagaaaagaaggagggtAGTGGAGCTGACTGAGAA GATGGTGGTTGATGGAGGCTGTGGACGCACCTGTGAGTGGGAGGGTCGGTGGAACCATATCCAAAAGTTTCTTGAAAGGTCGGGGCCCTTCACGCATCCTGACTTTGAACCCAGCACAGAG TCGTTGCAGTTTATGCTAGAAACCTGCAAAATCTTGGTCATTGGTGCTGGTGGTCTGGGATGTGAGCTGCTGAAAGACCTG GCTTTATCAGGCTTCCGCAACATTCATGTTGTTGACATGGACACCATTGATGTGTCAAACCTAAATCGACAGTTTCTCTTCAG GCCAAAAGATGTAGGACGACCCAAGGCGGACATTGCAGCCGATTTCGTCAACAACCGCATACCTGGATGCTGTGTAGTCCC acattttaagaaaattcAAGACTTAGATGAAACATTCTACAGAC AATTCCATATAATTGTCTGTGGACTGGACTCTATAGTTGCCAGGAGGTGGATGAATGGTATGCTG CTTTCTTTGCTGGTTTATGAGGATGGTGTCTTAGACCCAGGTTCCATCATTCCTCTAATTGATGGTGGGACTGAAGGCTTTAAAGGCAACGCCAGAGTCATCCTCCCTGGCATGACTGCCTGCATCGACTGTACCCTTGAGCTTTACCCTCCTCAG ATCAACTTCCCCATGTGTACAATAGCCTCCATGCCTCGTTTGCCAGAACATTGCATTGAGTATGTCAGGATGCTGCTGTGGCCGAAAAAGATGCCCTTTGGAG ATGGTGTGGTCCTGGATGGGGATGACCCAGAGCACATCCAGTGGGTGTACCAGAGATCCCTGGAGAGGGCAGCAGAGTTCAACATAACAGGAGTCACATACAGACTAACCCAGG GTGTTGTAAAGAGGATAATTCCTGCTGTAGCGTCTACAAATGCTGTCATAGCTG cTGCTTGCGCCACCGAGGTTTTCAAAATAGCATCAAG TGCCTATATACCTCTCAACAACTACATGGTCTTTAACGATGTTGACGGCCTGTACACCTACACGTTTGAGGCAGAACGCAAG GAAAACTGTTCAGCCTGCAGCCAAGTACCTCTGGACTTGCACTTTTCTCCATCTTCCAAACTCCAGGAGTTGTTGGACCACCTGACTGAGAGTGCCTCCCT ACAAATGAAATCACCTGCTATAACCGCAACAGTGGaaggaaagaacaaaacattatatttacag TCTGTAGTTTCAATTGAACAGAGGACACGGCCAAATCTGTCTAAAACCCTGAAAG agcTGGGGCTGAATGACGGACAAGAGCTGGCTGTAGCTGATGCCACCACACCCCAGACCATGTTGTTCAGACTCTGCTTTACCTCATAG
- the uba3 gene encoding NEDD8-activating enzyme E1 catalytic subunit isoform X3, producing the protein MADADEPMVVDGGCGRTCEWEGRWNHIQKFLERSGPFTHPDFEPSTESLQFMLETCKILVIGAGGLGCELLKDLALSGFRNIHVVDMDTIDVSNLNRQFLFRPKDVGRPKADIAADFVNNRIPGCCVVPHFKKIQDLDETFYRQFHIIVCGLDSIVARRWMNGMLLSLLVYEDGVLDPGSIIPLIDGGTEGFKGNARVILPGMTACIDCTLELYPPQINFPMCTIASMPRLPEHCIEYVRMLLWPKKMPFGDGVVLDGDDPEHIQWVYQRSLERAAEFNITGVTYRLTQGVVKRIIPAVASTNAVIAAACATEVFKIASSAYIPLNNYMVFNDVDGLYTYTFEAERKENCSACSQVPLDLHFSPSSKLQELLDHLTESASLQMKSPAITATVEGKNKTLYLQSVVSIEQRTRPNLSKTLKELGLNDGQELAVADATTPQTMLFRLCFTS; encoded by the exons ATGGCGGACGCGGATGAGCC GATGGTGGTTGATGGAGGCTGTGGACGCACCTGTGAGTGGGAGGGTCGGTGGAACCATATCCAAAAGTTTCTTGAAAGGTCGGGGCCCTTCACGCATCCTGACTTTGAACCCAGCACAGAG TCGTTGCAGTTTATGCTAGAAACCTGCAAAATCTTGGTCATTGGTGCTGGTGGTCTGGGATGTGAGCTGCTGAAAGACCTG GCTTTATCAGGCTTCCGCAACATTCATGTTGTTGACATGGACACCATTGATGTGTCAAACCTAAATCGACAGTTTCTCTTCAG GCCAAAAGATGTAGGACGACCCAAGGCGGACATTGCAGCCGATTTCGTCAACAACCGCATACCTGGATGCTGTGTAGTCCC acattttaagaaaattcAAGACTTAGATGAAACATTCTACAGAC AATTCCATATAATTGTCTGTGGACTGGACTCTATAGTTGCCAGGAGGTGGATGAATGGTATGCTG CTTTCTTTGCTGGTTTATGAGGATGGTGTCTTAGACCCAGGTTCCATCATTCCTCTAATTGATGGTGGGACTGAAGGCTTTAAAGGCAACGCCAGAGTCATCCTCCCTGGCATGACTGCCTGCATCGACTGTACCCTTGAGCTTTACCCTCCTCAG ATCAACTTCCCCATGTGTACAATAGCCTCCATGCCTCGTTTGCCAGAACATTGCATTGAGTATGTCAGGATGCTGCTGTGGCCGAAAAAGATGCCCTTTGGAG ATGGTGTGGTCCTGGATGGGGATGACCCAGAGCACATCCAGTGGGTGTACCAGAGATCCCTGGAGAGGGCAGCAGAGTTCAACATAACAGGAGTCACATACAGACTAACCCAGG GTGTTGTAAAGAGGATAATTCCTGCTGTAGCGTCTACAAATGCTGTCATAGCTG cTGCTTGCGCCACCGAGGTTTTCAAAATAGCATCAAG TGCCTATATACCTCTCAACAACTACATGGTCTTTAACGATGTTGACGGCCTGTACACCTACACGTTTGAGGCAGAACGCAAG GAAAACTGTTCAGCCTGCAGCCAAGTACCTCTGGACTTGCACTTTTCTCCATCTTCCAAACTCCAGGAGTTGTTGGACCACCTGACTGAGAGTGCCTCCCT ACAAATGAAATCACCTGCTATAACCGCAACAGTGGaaggaaagaacaaaacattatatttacag TCTGTAGTTTCAATTGAACAGAGGACACGGCCAAATCTGTCTAAAACCCTGAAAG agcTGGGGCTGAATGACGGACAAGAGCTGGCTGTAGCTGATGCCACCACACCCCAGACCATGTTGTTCAGACTCTGCTTTACCTCATAG
- the uba3 gene encoding NEDD8-activating enzyme E1 catalytic subunit isoform X4, with amino-acid sequence MVVDGGCGRTCEWEGRWNHIQKFLERSGPFTHPDFEPSTESLQFMLETCKILVIGAGGLGCELLKDLALSGFRNIHVVDMDTIDVSNLNRQFLFRPKDVGRPKADIAADFVNNRIPGCCVVPHFKKIQDLDETFYRQFHIIVCGLDSIVARRWMNGMLLSLLVYEDGVLDPGSIIPLIDGGTEGFKGNARVILPGMTACIDCTLELYPPQINFPMCTIASMPRLPEHCIEYVRMLLWPKKMPFGDGVVLDGDDPEHIQWVYQRSLERAAEFNITGVTYRLTQGVVKRIIPAVASTNAVIAAACATEVFKIASSAYIPLNNYMVFNDVDGLYTYTFEAERKENCSACSQVPLDLHFSPSSKLQELLDHLTESASLQMKSPAITATVEGKNKTLYLQSVVSIEQRTRPNLSKTLKELGLNDGQELAVADATTPQTMLFRLCFTS; translated from the exons ATGGTGGTTGATGGAGGCTGTGGACGCACCTGTGAGTGGGAGGGTCGGTGGAACCATATCCAAAAGTTTCTTGAAAGGTCGGGGCCCTTCACGCATCCTGACTTTGAACCCAGCACAGAG TCGTTGCAGTTTATGCTAGAAACCTGCAAAATCTTGGTCATTGGTGCTGGTGGTCTGGGATGTGAGCTGCTGAAAGACCTG GCTTTATCAGGCTTCCGCAACATTCATGTTGTTGACATGGACACCATTGATGTGTCAAACCTAAATCGACAGTTTCTCTTCAG GCCAAAAGATGTAGGACGACCCAAGGCGGACATTGCAGCCGATTTCGTCAACAACCGCATACCTGGATGCTGTGTAGTCCC acattttaagaaaattcAAGACTTAGATGAAACATTCTACAGAC AATTCCATATAATTGTCTGTGGACTGGACTCTATAGTTGCCAGGAGGTGGATGAATGGTATGCTG CTTTCTTTGCTGGTTTATGAGGATGGTGTCTTAGACCCAGGTTCCATCATTCCTCTAATTGATGGTGGGACTGAAGGCTTTAAAGGCAACGCCAGAGTCATCCTCCCTGGCATGACTGCCTGCATCGACTGTACCCTTGAGCTTTACCCTCCTCAG ATCAACTTCCCCATGTGTACAATAGCCTCCATGCCTCGTTTGCCAGAACATTGCATTGAGTATGTCAGGATGCTGCTGTGGCCGAAAAAGATGCCCTTTGGAG ATGGTGTGGTCCTGGATGGGGATGACCCAGAGCACATCCAGTGGGTGTACCAGAGATCCCTGGAGAGGGCAGCAGAGTTCAACATAACAGGAGTCACATACAGACTAACCCAGG GTGTTGTAAAGAGGATAATTCCTGCTGTAGCGTCTACAAATGCTGTCATAGCTG cTGCTTGCGCCACCGAGGTTTTCAAAATAGCATCAAG TGCCTATATACCTCTCAACAACTACATGGTCTTTAACGATGTTGACGGCCTGTACACCTACACGTTTGAGGCAGAACGCAAG GAAAACTGTTCAGCCTGCAGCCAAGTACCTCTGGACTTGCACTTTTCTCCATCTTCCAAACTCCAGGAGTTGTTGGACCACCTGACTGAGAGTGCCTCCCT ACAAATGAAATCACCTGCTATAACCGCAACAGTGGaaggaaagaacaaaacattatatttacag TCTGTAGTTTCAATTGAACAGAGGACACGGCCAAATCTGTCTAAAACCCTGAAAG agcTGGGGCTGAATGACGGACAAGAGCTGGCTGTAGCTGATGCCACCACACCCCAGACCATGTTGTTCAGACTCTGCTTTACCTCATAG